One Drosophila kikkawai strain 14028-0561.14 chromosome 3L, DkikHiC1v2, whole genome shotgun sequence genomic window carries:
- the ens gene encoding ensconsin isoform X12 — protein sequence MASLGGQHENISNNPEVENTSKRPESREGSAERKASKDREEKLKYARDRQNEERQRKIEELRAQAEAAQRYREQKEEERRRRIEEIRVRDTEKRHQVEERKKAIFEAEKERREYILKKNQERDSRIEVKKRDRNSIGFAFGSSTPRLLDVPADYGLVSPSAFWGQRRSTSISNVAGASLSRRSSERELADSGAKKRASSSTDRHDGSRSGNATPGGHYNSSSRPGSAMSTSTNVSTSGLVPRRPATAPRKPRPASIAGTGMSLDALAEINKLKKDQQKPPVKTTAASPSAQTTPKRTANLMSTSMIVTSSSTRLSSAEKKTTTPKREPLAPKAASASKALSSRTASSERISRLSKEPKTKDTSAMTRSMIVTSSSSSSSTMTTATKAAPAAQAAPATAPAPTPAPVPAAEQNGLAKEAEKKPAEVPVPAATAELPVPVAPSVSKAEKEALNSSEKTEEVARQEEQVTTLPVDSLPEALVTSVNVEEKADEGTEKETPKQPQEQAAPKKPRSKENSEVRELTPPEGGDLMTASMMAKKITTEEEAKAALAERRRLAREEAERQAELERQRLEAERLAELKAQEEEAERQRLFEEESTRLAEEQRRAEEERLRKAIEEAQQREKEEQRKLEEEEKQRLEREEAEKKAKEEAEKQRVEVAERLKREEKEREERRKRVEAIMSRTRKAGGAASTPAKDSNDKAASATSAAPADSSSSNSDSGSSNNSAGGSPSSTTDAKPAQEAVTEPPNSQAMYEQSVLDKENSLINSFSSMIIDENAKNLQQVSNGKLLVDFEGSNAAPAVANGNGHIESVNNKNDINLLQDVVAPVASQLIDLSIESQQDLHLNNNNSLLTSTAATTTLVTADSHENKDISLL from the exons ATGGCGAGTCTTGGGGGCCAACACGAAAATATTTCGAATAATCCAGAAG TGGAAAACACATCCAAGCGACCGGAGAGCCGCGAGGGCAGCGCCGAGCGAAAAG CGTCCAAAGACCGCGAGGAGAAGCTGAAATATGCACGCGACCGACAGAACGAGGAGCGACAGCGTAAGATCGAGGAGTTGCGCGCCCAGGCGGAGGCCGCCCAGCGGTACCGGGAacagaaggaggaggagcgacGGCGGCGCATCGAGGAGATACGCGTACGTGACACAGAGAAGCGCCATCAGGTGGAGGAGCGCAAGAAGGCCATCTTTGAGGCCGAGAAGGAGCGTCGCGAGTACATTCTCAAAAAGAATCAG GAACGCGATTCCCGAATAGAAGTCAAGAAGCGGGACAGAAACTCCATTGGCTTTGCCTTTGGCTCCTCGACTCCTCGTCTGCTGGATGTGCCCGCGGATTATGGCCTGGTATCGCCTAGTGCCTTTTGGGGTCAGCGGAG GTCCACATCTATATCGAACGTAGCGGGCGCCTCGCTCTCACGTCGAAGTTCAGAGCGTGAACTTGCCGACAGTGGTGCTAAGAAGcgtgcctcctcctccacggACAGACACGACG GCTCGCGTTCGGGAAATGCCACGCCCGGCGGACACTACAACAGCAGCTCAAGGCCCGGCAGCGCCATGTCCACATCGACAAATGTGTCCACATCGGGTCTGGTGCCCAGGCGACCGGCAACGGCGCCAAGAAAACCCCGGCCCGCCAGCATCGCTGGCACTGGCATGTCTCTGGATG CCCTTGCAGAGATCAACAAACTGAAGAAGGATCAACAGAAGCCGCCCGTTAAGACGACAGCCGCCTCGCCATCCGCACAAACGACCCCGAAACGAACTGCGAACCTAATGTCCACATCCATGATTGTGACCTCCAGCTCGACGCGACTGAGCAGCGCTGAGAAGAAGACGACAACGCCGAAAAGG GAACCCTTGGCACCCAAAGCGGCATCCGCTTCCAAGGCTCTGTCAAGTCGCACGGCCAGCTCGGAGCGTATTAGCCGGCTCAGCAAGGAGCCGAAAACCAAGGATACCTCTGCAATGACCCGGTCCATGATCGtcacgagcagcagcagcagtagctcCACTATGACGACAGCCACAAAGGCGGCTCCTGCAGCTCAAGCAGCACCTGCAACTGCACCCGCTCCCACTCCAGCTCCTGTTCCAGCTGCCGAGCAGAATGGTCTGGCCAAGGAGGCTGAAAAGAAGCCAGCAGAGGTCCCAGTTCCAGCGGCTACAGCGGAACTGCCCGTTCCCGTGGCTCCCTCTGTAAGCAAGGCTGAGAAGGAGGCCCTGAACTCCTCGGAGAAGACAGAGGAAGTGGCGCGTCAGGAGGAGCAGGTTACCACCCTGCCAGTGGACTCTCTGCCCGAGGCTTTGGTTACCTCTGTTAACGTCGAAGAAAAGGCAGACGAGGGCACCGAGAAGGAGACGCCCAAACAGCCGCAGGAGCAGGCTGCACCCAAGAAGCCGCGCAGCAAGGAGAACTCCGAGGTGCGGGAACTGACGCCGCCGGAGGGCGGAGACCTGATGACCGCTTCAATGATGGCCAAGAAGATCACAACCGAGGAGGAGGCAAAGGCCGCATTGGCCGAAAGACGACGCCTGGCCCGCGAGGAGGCTGAACGACAGGCGGAATTGGAACGCCAACGACTAGAAGCAGAGCGTCTGGCCGAGCTAAAGgctcaggaggaggaggccgaGCGCCAGCGTCTGTTTGAGGAGGAATCCACCCGCCTGGCTGAAGAGCAGCGTCGCGCTGAGGAAGAGCGCCTGCGCAAGGCCATTGAG GAAGCCCAGCAGCgcgagaaggaggagcagcgcaagctcgaggaggaggagaagcagcGCTTGGAGCGCGAGGAGGCCGAGAAGAAGGCCAAGGAGGAGGCAGAGAAGCAGCGCGTGGAGGTGGCCGAGCGGCTCAAGCGTGAGGAGAAGGAGCGCGAGGAGCGTCGCAAGCGAGTGGAGGCGATTATGTCGCGTACCCGCAAGGCAGGAGGAGCTGCCAGCACCCCTGCCAAG GACTCCAACGACAAGGCAGCTAGCGCCACATCAGCAGCTCCTgcggacagcagcagcagcaatagcgacagcggcagcagcaacaactcgGCTGGAGGCTCGCCCAGCAGCACTACAGATGCCAAGCCAGCACAGGAAGCGGTCACGGAGCCGCCAAACAGCCAGGCTATGTATGAGCAATCGGTGCTAGACAAGGAGAACTCGCTCATCAACAGCTTCTCCTCGATGATCATCGATGAGAATGCCAAGAACCTGCAGCAGGTGAGCAACGGCAAGTTGCTAGTAGACTTTGAGGGCAGCAATGCGGCCCCGGCGGTGGCCAATGGCAATGGTCACATCGAGAGTGTCAACAACAAGAA CGACATCAATCTGCTGCAGGATGTGGTTGCTCCAGTTGCCAGCCAACTGATCGATCTGAGCATCGAGTCACAACAAGATCTGCAcctgaacaacaacaacagcttgctGACGAGCACAGCGGCAACCACCACGCTAGTCACTGCTGATAGTCACGAGAATAAGG ATATATCTTTGCTGTGA
- the ens gene encoding uncharacterized protein ens isoform X3, with protein MASLGGQHENISNNPEVENTSKRPESREGSAERKASKDREEKLKYARDRQNEERQRKIEELRAQAEAAQRYREQKEEERRRRIEEIRVRDTEKRHQVEERKKAIFEAEKERREYILKKNQERDSRIEVKKRDRNSIGFAFGSSTPRLLDVPADYGLVSPSAFWGQRRSTSISNVAGASLSRRSSERELADSGAKKRASSSTDRHDDHRRKSSSMYEVFNWGYSNDEPPKRFSLSIAGSEINIDGPANPPSSSSNKAAIAHRPNPTATTIITPSTTGSGHNNNYNHNSYRKEDSVDTSPMVFRSVYRRKTDLMPTIPSPRDGHYYGSRSSLSTTPARTPGRAYSMNRLDQLAQPIRRNGEHVRAILERERRERELEMLDETSSLGGGSGGRRGPSRSRRAGSAGSGSSSAAGIMSRSMTHLAGGGGQQRERGKYSLGGGISTSFRPLASGAGGQRDTTSSRSGNATPGGHYNSSSRPGSAMSTSTNVSTSGLVPRRPATAPRKPRPASIAGTGMSLDALAEINKLKKDQQKPPVKTTAASPSAQTTPKRTANLMSTSMIVTSSSTRLSSAEKKTTTPKREPLAPKAASASKALSSRTASSERISRLSKEPKTKDTSAMTRSMIVTSSSSSSSTMTTATKAAPAAQAAPATAPAPTPAPVPAAEQNGLAKEAEKKPAEVPVPAATAELPVPVAPSVSKAEKEALNSSEKTEEVARQEEQVTTLPVDSLPEALVTSVNVEEKADEGTEKETPKQPQEQAAPKKPRSKENSEVRELTPPEGGDLMTASMMAKKITTEEEAKAALAERRRLAREEAERQAELERQRLEAERLAELKAQEEEAERQRLFEEESTRLAEEQRRAEEERLRKAIEEAQQREKEEQRKLEEEEKQRLEREEAEKKAKEEAEKQRVEVAERLKREEKEREERRKRVEAIMSRTRKAGGAASTPAKDSNDKAASATSAAPADSSSSNSDSGSSNNSAGGSPSSTTDAKPAQEAVTEPPNSQAMYEQSVLDKENSLINSFSSMIIDENAKNLQQVSNGKLLVDFEGSNAAPAVANGNGHIESVNNKNDINLLQDVVAPVASQLIDLSIESQQDLHLNNNNSLLTSTAATTTLVTADSHENKDISLL; from the exons ATGGCGAGTCTTGGGGGCCAACACGAAAATATTTCGAATAATCCAGAAG TGGAAAACACATCCAAGCGACCGGAGAGCCGCGAGGGCAGCGCCGAGCGAAAAG CGTCCAAAGACCGCGAGGAGAAGCTGAAATATGCACGCGACCGACAGAACGAGGAGCGACAGCGTAAGATCGAGGAGTTGCGCGCCCAGGCGGAGGCCGCCCAGCGGTACCGGGAacagaaggaggaggagcgacGGCGGCGCATCGAGGAGATACGCGTACGTGACACAGAGAAGCGCCATCAGGTGGAGGAGCGCAAGAAGGCCATCTTTGAGGCCGAGAAGGAGCGTCGCGAGTACATTCTCAAAAAGAATCAG GAACGCGATTCCCGAATAGAAGTCAAGAAGCGGGACAGAAACTCCATTGGCTTTGCCTTTGGCTCCTCGACTCCTCGTCTGCTGGATGTGCCCGCGGATTATGGCCTGGTATCGCCTAGTGCCTTTTGGGGTCAGCGGAG GTCCACATCTATATCGAACGTAGCGGGCGCCTCGCTCTCACGTCGAAGTTCAGAGCGTGAACTTGCCGACAGTGGTGCTAAGAAGcgtgcctcctcctccacggACAGACACGACG ATCACCGACGAAAATCCTCGTCCATGTATGAGGTATTCAATTGGGGCTACTCCAATGATGAGCCACCCAAGCGCTTCTCGCTCTCGATCGCCGGCAGCGAGATAAATATCGATGGGCCGGCTAATCCGCCCAGTTCCTCCTCCAACAAAGCAGCAATAGCGCACAGACCCAATCCGACAGCTACAACAATTATCACACCAAGCACCACAGGCTcaggccacaacaacaactataaCCATAACTCGTATCGTAAGG AAGATAGCGTTGACACATCACCCATGGTGTTCCGAAGCGTTTACCGCAGGAAAACGGACCTCATGCCGACAATACCCAGCCCCCGAGACGGGCATTACTACGGGTCGCGCAGCTCCCTGAGCACCACGCCGGCCAGAACCCCAG GACGGGCCTACTCGATGAACCGCCTGGACCAGCTGGCGCAGCCCATACGCCGCAATGGGGAGCATGTGCGGGCCATTCTGGAGCGGGAACGCCGCGAACGAGAACTGGAGATGCTGGACGAGACCTCCTCGCTGGGCGGCGGCAGTGGCGGGCGGAGAGGTCCGTCAAGATCCCGACGAGCTGGAAGCGCCGGTAGCGGCAGTTCCAGTGCCGCTGGAATCATGTCACGCAGCATGACCCACCTGGCCGGAGGCGGTGGCCAGCAGCGGGAACGAGGAAAGTACTCGCTGGGCGGCGGTATATCAACCAGCTTCCGGCCGCTGGCTAGCGGTGCCGGCGGGCAGCGGGACACCACCA GCTCGCGTTCGGGAAATGCCACGCCCGGCGGACACTACAACAGCAGCTCAAGGCCCGGCAGCGCCATGTCCACATCGACAAATGTGTCCACATCGGGTCTGGTGCCCAGGCGACCGGCAACGGCGCCAAGAAAACCCCGGCCCGCCAGCATCGCTGGCACTGGCATGTCTCTGGATG CCCTTGCAGAGATCAACAAACTGAAGAAGGATCAACAGAAGCCGCCCGTTAAGACGACAGCCGCCTCGCCATCCGCACAAACGACCCCGAAACGAACTGCGAACCTAATGTCCACATCCATGATTGTGACCTCCAGCTCGACGCGACTGAGCAGCGCTGAGAAGAAGACGACAACGCCGAAAAGG GAACCCTTGGCACCCAAAGCGGCATCCGCTTCCAAGGCTCTGTCAAGTCGCACGGCCAGCTCGGAGCGTATTAGCCGGCTCAGCAAGGAGCCGAAAACCAAGGATACCTCTGCAATGACCCGGTCCATGATCGtcacgagcagcagcagcagtagctcCACTATGACGACAGCCACAAAGGCGGCTCCTGCAGCTCAAGCAGCACCTGCAACTGCACCCGCTCCCACTCCAGCTCCTGTTCCAGCTGCCGAGCAGAATGGTCTGGCCAAGGAGGCTGAAAAGAAGCCAGCAGAGGTCCCAGTTCCAGCGGCTACAGCGGAACTGCCCGTTCCCGTGGCTCCCTCTGTAAGCAAGGCTGAGAAGGAGGCCCTGAACTCCTCGGAGAAGACAGAGGAAGTGGCGCGTCAGGAGGAGCAGGTTACCACCCTGCCAGTGGACTCTCTGCCCGAGGCTTTGGTTACCTCTGTTAACGTCGAAGAAAAGGCAGACGAGGGCACCGAGAAGGAGACGCCCAAACAGCCGCAGGAGCAGGCTGCACCCAAGAAGCCGCGCAGCAAGGAGAACTCCGAGGTGCGGGAACTGACGCCGCCGGAGGGCGGAGACCTGATGACCGCTTCAATGATGGCCAAGAAGATCACAACCGAGGAGGAGGCAAAGGCCGCATTGGCCGAAAGACGACGCCTGGCCCGCGAGGAGGCTGAACGACAGGCGGAATTGGAACGCCAACGACTAGAAGCAGAGCGTCTGGCCGAGCTAAAGgctcaggaggaggaggccgaGCGCCAGCGTCTGTTTGAGGAGGAATCCACCCGCCTGGCTGAAGAGCAGCGTCGCGCTGAGGAAGAGCGCCTGCGCAAGGCCATTGAG GAAGCCCAGCAGCgcgagaaggaggagcagcgcaagctcgaggaggaggagaagcagcGCTTGGAGCGCGAGGAGGCCGAGAAGAAGGCCAAGGAGGAGGCAGAGAAGCAGCGCGTGGAGGTGGCCGAGCGGCTCAAGCGTGAGGAGAAGGAGCGCGAGGAGCGTCGCAAGCGAGTGGAGGCGATTATGTCGCGTACCCGCAAGGCAGGAGGAGCTGCCAGCACCCCTGCCAAG GACTCCAACGACAAGGCAGCTAGCGCCACATCAGCAGCTCCTgcggacagcagcagcagcaatagcgacagcggcagcagcaacaactcgGCTGGAGGCTCGCCCAGCAGCACTACAGATGCCAAGCCAGCACAGGAAGCGGTCACGGAGCCGCCAAACAGCCAGGCTATGTATGAGCAATCGGTGCTAGACAAGGAGAACTCGCTCATCAACAGCTTCTCCTCGATGATCATCGATGAGAATGCCAAGAACCTGCAGCAGGTGAGCAACGGCAAGTTGCTAGTAGACTTTGAGGGCAGCAATGCGGCCCCGGCGGTGGCCAATGGCAATGGTCACATCGAGAGTGTCAACAACAAGAA CGACATCAATCTGCTGCAGGATGTGGTTGCTCCAGTTGCCAGCCAACTGATCGATCTGAGCATCGAGTCACAACAAGATCTGCAcctgaacaacaacaacagcttgctGACGAGCACAGCGGCAACCACCACGCTAGTCACTGCTGATAGTCACGAGAATAAGG ATATATCTTTGCTGTGA
- the ens gene encoding uncharacterized protein ens isoform X1: MASLGGQHENISNNPEVENTSKRPESREGSAERKASKDREEKLKYARDRQNEERQRKIEELRAQAEAAQRYREQKEEERRRRIEEIRVRDTEKRHQVEERKKAIFEAEKERREYILKKNQERDSRIEVKKRDRNSIGFAFGSSTPRLLDVPADYGLVSPSAFWGQRRSTSISNVAGASLSRRSSERELADSGAKKRASSSTDRHDDHRRKSSSMYEVFNWGYSNDEPPKRFSLSIAGSEINIDGPANPPSSSSNKAAIAHRPNPTATTIITPSTTGSGHNNNYNHNSYRKEDSVDTSPMVFRSVYRRKTDLMPTIPSPRDGHYYGSRSSLSTTPARTPGRAYSMNRLDQLAQPIRRNGEHVRAILERERRERELEMLDETSSLGGGSGGRRGPSRSRRAGSAGSGSSSAAGIMSRSMTHLAGGGGQQRERGKYSLGGGISTSFRPLASGAGGQRDTTSKSMTQISSWSVYGSTAPQQPNYHHNLHQRQSTLGLQTAATKKYLQSSFASTSSFNASLRANATGRGRGQQQQYANSTNPHRFFDFDPNSLLLMNSASLLVNAGSRSGNATPGGHYNSSSRPGSAMSTSTNVSTSGLVPRRPATAPRKPRPASIAGTGMSLDEINKLKKDQQKPPVKTTAASPSAQTTPKRTANLMSTSMIVTSSSTRLSSAEKKTTTPKREPLAPKAASASKALSSRTASSERISRLSKEPKTKDTSAMTRSMIVTSSSSSSSTMTTATKAAPAAQAAPATAPAPTPAPVPAAEQNGLAKEAEKKPAEVPVPAATAELPVPVAPSVSKAEKEALNSSEKTEEVARQEEQVTTLPVDSLPEALVTSVNVEEKADEGTEKETPKQPQEQAAPKKPRSKENSEVRELTPPEGGDLMTASMMAKKITTEEEAKAALAERRRLAREEAERQAELERQRLEAERLAELKAQEEEAERQRLFEEESTRLAEEQRRAEEERLRKAIEEAQQREKEEQRKLEEEEKQRLEREEAEKKAKEEAEKQRVEVAERLKREEKEREERRKRVEAIMSRTRKAGGAASTPAKDSNDKAASATSAAPADSSSSNSDSGSSNNSAGGSPSSTTDAKPAQEAVTEPPNSQAMYEQSVLDKENSLINSFSSMIIDENAKNLQQVSNGKLLVDFEGSNAAPAVANGNGHIESVNNKNDINLLQDVVAPVASQLIDLSIESQQDLHLNNNNSLLTSTAATTTLVTADSHENKDISLL; this comes from the exons ATGGCGAGTCTTGGGGGCCAACACGAAAATATTTCGAATAATCCAGAAG TGGAAAACACATCCAAGCGACCGGAGAGCCGCGAGGGCAGCGCCGAGCGAAAAG CGTCCAAAGACCGCGAGGAGAAGCTGAAATATGCACGCGACCGACAGAACGAGGAGCGACAGCGTAAGATCGAGGAGTTGCGCGCCCAGGCGGAGGCCGCCCAGCGGTACCGGGAacagaaggaggaggagcgacGGCGGCGCATCGAGGAGATACGCGTACGTGACACAGAGAAGCGCCATCAGGTGGAGGAGCGCAAGAAGGCCATCTTTGAGGCCGAGAAGGAGCGTCGCGAGTACATTCTCAAAAAGAATCAG GAACGCGATTCCCGAATAGAAGTCAAGAAGCGGGACAGAAACTCCATTGGCTTTGCCTTTGGCTCCTCGACTCCTCGTCTGCTGGATGTGCCCGCGGATTATGGCCTGGTATCGCCTAGTGCCTTTTGGGGTCAGCGGAG GTCCACATCTATATCGAACGTAGCGGGCGCCTCGCTCTCACGTCGAAGTTCAGAGCGTGAACTTGCCGACAGTGGTGCTAAGAAGcgtgcctcctcctccacggACAGACACGACG ATCACCGACGAAAATCCTCGTCCATGTATGAGGTATTCAATTGGGGCTACTCCAATGATGAGCCACCCAAGCGCTTCTCGCTCTCGATCGCCGGCAGCGAGATAAATATCGATGGGCCGGCTAATCCGCCCAGTTCCTCCTCCAACAAAGCAGCAATAGCGCACAGACCCAATCCGACAGCTACAACAATTATCACACCAAGCACCACAGGCTcaggccacaacaacaactataaCCATAACTCGTATCGTAAGG AAGATAGCGTTGACACATCACCCATGGTGTTCCGAAGCGTTTACCGCAGGAAAACGGACCTCATGCCGACAATACCCAGCCCCCGAGACGGGCATTACTACGGGTCGCGCAGCTCCCTGAGCACCACGCCGGCCAGAACCCCAG GACGGGCCTACTCGATGAACCGCCTGGACCAGCTGGCGCAGCCCATACGCCGCAATGGGGAGCATGTGCGGGCCATTCTGGAGCGGGAACGCCGCGAACGAGAACTGGAGATGCTGGACGAGACCTCCTCGCTGGGCGGCGGCAGTGGCGGGCGGAGAGGTCCGTCAAGATCCCGACGAGCTGGAAGCGCCGGTAGCGGCAGTTCCAGTGCCGCTGGAATCATGTCACGCAGCATGACCCACCTGGCCGGAGGCGGTGGCCAGCAGCGGGAACGAGGAAAGTACTCGCTGGGCGGCGGTATATCAACCAGCTTCCGGCCGCTGGCTAGCGGTGCCGGCGGGCAGCGGGACACCACCAGTAAGAGCATGACACAGATTAGCAGTTGGTCGGTTTATGGCAGCACAGCACCACAACAACCCAATTACCACCACAACCTGCACCAACGCCAGTCCACACTCGGGCTGCAAACTGCAGCGACTAAGAAATACCTCCAGTCATCATTTGCCTCAACCTCATCCTTCAACGCATCCCTCCGCGCGAACGCGactgggcgtgggcgtggccagcagcagcaatatgCGAACTCTACTAACCCCCACCgttttttcgatttcgatcCCAACTCATTGTTGCTCATGAACTCTGCTAGTTTGTTAGTGAATGCAG GCTCGCGTTCGGGAAATGCCACGCCCGGCGGACACTACAACAGCAGCTCAAGGCCCGGCAGCGCCATGTCCACATCGACAAATGTGTCCACATCGGGTCTGGTGCCCAGGCGACCGGCAACGGCGCCAAGAAAACCCCGGCCCGCCAGCATCGCTGGCACTGGCATGTCTCTGGATG AGATCAACAAACTGAAGAAGGATCAACAGAAGCCGCCCGTTAAGACGACAGCCGCCTCGCCATCCGCACAAACGACCCCGAAACGAACTGCGAACCTAATGTCCACATCCATGATTGTGACCTCCAGCTCGACGCGACTGAGCAGCGCTGAGAAGAAGACGACAACGCCGAAAAGG GAACCCTTGGCACCCAAAGCGGCATCCGCTTCCAAGGCTCTGTCAAGTCGCACGGCCAGCTCGGAGCGTATTAGCCGGCTCAGCAAGGAGCCGAAAACCAAGGATACCTCTGCAATGACCCGGTCCATGATCGtcacgagcagcagcagcagtagctcCACTATGACGACAGCCACAAAGGCGGCTCCTGCAGCTCAAGCAGCACCTGCAACTGCACCCGCTCCCACTCCAGCTCCTGTTCCAGCTGCCGAGCAGAATGGTCTGGCCAAGGAGGCTGAAAAGAAGCCAGCAGAGGTCCCAGTTCCAGCGGCTACAGCGGAACTGCCCGTTCCCGTGGCTCCCTCTGTAAGCAAGGCTGAGAAGGAGGCCCTGAACTCCTCGGAGAAGACAGAGGAAGTGGCGCGTCAGGAGGAGCAGGTTACCACCCTGCCAGTGGACTCTCTGCCCGAGGCTTTGGTTACCTCTGTTAACGTCGAAGAAAAGGCAGACGAGGGCACCGAGAAGGAGACGCCCAAACAGCCGCAGGAGCAGGCTGCACCCAAGAAGCCGCGCAGCAAGGAGAACTCCGAGGTGCGGGAACTGACGCCGCCGGAGGGCGGAGACCTGATGACCGCTTCAATGATGGCCAAGAAGATCACAACCGAGGAGGAGGCAAAGGCCGCATTGGCCGAAAGACGACGCCTGGCCCGCGAGGAGGCTGAACGACAGGCGGAATTGGAACGCCAACGACTAGAAGCAGAGCGTCTGGCCGAGCTAAAGgctcaggaggaggaggccgaGCGCCAGCGTCTGTTTGAGGAGGAATCCACCCGCCTGGCTGAAGAGCAGCGTCGCGCTGAGGAAGAGCGCCTGCGCAAGGCCATTGAG GAAGCCCAGCAGCgcgagaaggaggagcagcgcaagctcgaggaggaggagaagcagcGCTTGGAGCGCGAGGAGGCCGAGAAGAAGGCCAAGGAGGAGGCAGAGAAGCAGCGCGTGGAGGTGGCCGAGCGGCTCAAGCGTGAGGAGAAGGAGCGCGAGGAGCGTCGCAAGCGAGTGGAGGCGATTATGTCGCGTACCCGCAAGGCAGGAGGAGCTGCCAGCACCCCTGCCAAG GACTCCAACGACAAGGCAGCTAGCGCCACATCAGCAGCTCCTgcggacagcagcagcagcaatagcgacagcggcagcagcaacaactcgGCTGGAGGCTCGCCCAGCAGCACTACAGATGCCAAGCCAGCACAGGAAGCGGTCACGGAGCCGCCAAACAGCCAGGCTATGTATGAGCAATCGGTGCTAGACAAGGAGAACTCGCTCATCAACAGCTTCTCCTCGATGATCATCGATGAGAATGCCAAGAACCTGCAGCAGGTGAGCAACGGCAAGTTGCTAGTAGACTTTGAGGGCAGCAATGCGGCCCCGGCGGTGGCCAATGGCAATGGTCACATCGAGAGTGTCAACAACAAGAA CGACATCAATCTGCTGCAGGATGTGGTTGCTCCAGTTGCCAGCCAACTGATCGATCTGAGCATCGAGTCACAACAAGATCTGCAcctgaacaacaacaacagcttgctGACGAGCACAGCGGCAACCACCACGCTAGTCACTGCTGATAGTCACGAGAATAAGG ATATATCTTTGCTGTGA